A single Alteribacter lacisalsi DNA region contains:
- a CDS encoding nuclease-related domain-containing protein: MIVKPLKRPVIIDQLEALSRRLPPRHPRYGKIVNDLGGYRSGYAGEKHLLYTLRSFAERPDLNFLHNVRLLQYGYHFETDLMILSRHQHIFLESKNFKGRLEFDGETGQFTRVDADTGERQVFRQPLLQVQSHRDDFTGWLVKQKLSAEVPIEAYAVLTHSQAFLDPASMDKSMAGRLFRSEVLPQRIQKLLGQKTGVCLTDVQLQAICDRILLMDRPLKRNVLSTYGIPQSDLITGVRCPACSQIPMLKRKTKWCCGRCGFTGNSETVLPPTMRDYALIVSEYLTKKQFMNFCHMENGPQASYYLRKQRLQMKGGTKGAVYCLSDLLK, translated from the coding sequence TTGATCGTTAAACCACTTAAACGCCCCGTTATTATTGACCAGCTCGAAGCCCTTTCCCGCCGCCTTCCGCCCCGCCACCCACGTTACGGTAAAATTGTGAACGACCTGGGAGGTTACCGATCAGGTTATGCCGGTGAGAAGCACCTCCTGTACACGCTCCGTTCTTTTGCCGAACGGCCGGACCTCAACTTTCTCCACAATGTCAGACTCCTTCAGTACGGATACCACTTTGAAACAGACCTCATGATTCTCTCCAGGCATCAGCACATTTTTCTCGAATCAAAGAACTTTAAAGGACGGCTTGAGTTCGATGGGGAAACCGGTCAGTTCACACGGGTGGACGCTGATACCGGGGAACGCCAGGTGTTCAGGCAGCCACTTCTGCAGGTACAGAGTCACCGGGATGATTTTACGGGGTGGCTTGTAAAGCAGAAGTTATCTGCCGAAGTCCCGATTGAGGCGTATGCCGTGCTGACCCACTCCCAGGCTTTTCTTGATCCAGCCTCCATGGATAAATCGATGGCTGGCCGCTTATTCCGCTCGGAAGTCCTGCCTCAGCGCATTCAGAAGCTGCTCGGGCAAAAGACTGGTGTGTGCCTGACTGACGTGCAGCTCCAGGCCATCTGTGACCGCATTCTTCTGATGGATAGGCCTTTAAAAAGAAATGTTCTCAGCACATACGGCATTCCCCAGTCTGACCTCATAACCGGTGTCCGCTGCCCCGCATGTTCACAGATCCCTATGCTGAAAAGGAAAACAAAGTGGTGTTGCGGGAGATGCGGTTTTACAGGCAACTCTGAGACAGTGCTACCGCCAACCATGAGAGATTATGCGCTGATTGTATCGGAATATTTGACTAAGAAACAGTTTATGAACTTCTGTCATATGGAAAATGGGCCTCAGGCCAGCTATTATTTGAGGAAGCAGAGGCTTCAGATGAAAGGTGGCACGAAAGGGGCGGTATATTGCCTCAGTGATTTGCTCAAGTAA